The Naumovozyma dairenensis CBS 421 chromosome 3, complete genome genome has a window encoding:
- the REF2 gene encoding RNA-processing protein REF2 (similar to Saccharomyces cerevisiae REF2 (YDR195W); ancestral locus Anc_8.403) translates to MSSPIPQLVNISHALQSATIQQIRSDVISYNSSPVLSQDQSNKIDYYLQSLNFALQQFQNDNRHIENNVNGVTQADIQLYNGLKSMYSDYLYQLLNLKNNKSVSIPFTTTNTITPITPSINNNIPPINYNNNNNYNNNNNNTTQNNSFNNFIQNDNLNSNPTIIQQTPVSTNAPSTNVPASASLPAPAPAPAPAPVPPRDIFEDPFNFISKEFEDLTPNQRKNYINIVLKNEKHLKKFIKNPLLLETIANLCILDSENGDNILAYITLLKKIGYSDKEIKGNMNRSSNSLSSSSSSSSSGRLSKKLSSSTASSRTKKRVAPTTTTTTTSTKSSLKSTKPTSSTLATSKSSSLKVPKMKEKDKEKEKRKDKEKLSSSSSKKQTIVPHIHIANNHSPNKTSNKETTTSTEITRRNVNGAMTSQETNSKSISDTKDNSNTDNQDTKKKISFSKYLKNDTVNDNNKRPHPSDSNDKIETSSSSSSSSSSLLSDTPTLKKRKSDVKLVSILKNPQPSTEERPISTTSSGSPSSPKPKSNIKFKDDSKLITVYGDDLPNKGLKVSPIELKKILKPFNEGEPNEYIHIENFQSIPIPINLSELQDSNLYSDIVDVKGGPLTSNSCVSQFYKSDFKNLNPNLKTQIPLDPIPMDEHEIIENSKKKTMNHGIKLYNKPIIGKAFGRNSLLLRKDRGGLPYKHVPVVRSDRRTSIEFTRLDRNK, encoded by the coding sequence ATGTCAAGTCCGATTCCTCAATTAGTCAATATATCACACGCATTACAATCAGCGacaattcaacaaattaGATCTGATGTAATAAGTTATAACAGTTCGCCTGTTTTATCACAGGATCAATCTAATAagattgattattatttgcaatctttaaattttgcATTgcaacaatttcaaaatgataatagACATATCGAAAATAATGTAAATGGCGTCACACAAGctgatattcaattatataatgGATTAAAATCAATGTATTCGgattatctttatcaattattaaatttaaaaaataataaatcagtATCAATCCCATTTACAACTACAAATACAATAACGCCCATTACGCCGtctattaataataatattcctcCAATTAattacaataataataataattataataataacaataataatacaacaCAGAATAATAGTTTCAATAACTTCattcaaaatgataatttgaattcaaatccGACAATTATTCAACAAACTCCTGTATCAACAAATGCTCCCTCTACCAATGTTCCAGCTTCTGCTTCTCTTCCTGCTCCTGCTCCTGCTCCCGCTCCTGCTCCTGTGCCTCCAAGAGATATCTTTGAAGATCCATTCAACTTCATAAgtaaagaatttgaagaCCTAACCCCCAATCAAAGGAAAAACTATATCAATAtagtattgaaaaatgaaaaacatttgaaaaagttcATAAAgaatccattattattggaaaCAATTGCAAATTTATGTATCTTAGATTCTGAAAATGGTGATAATATATTGGCGTACATTactcttttgaaaaaaattggttaTTCtgataaagaaatcaaagGTAACATGAATAGATCCTCgaattctttatcatcttcttcaagtTCATCCAGCTCTGGAAGACTTTCAAAAAAGCTCTCATCCTCTACTGCTTCCTCTAGAACCAAGAAACGTGTGGCACCTACAACCACAACCACAACTACAAGTACTAAATCTTCTTTAAAATCAACAAAACCAACTTCATCAACACTTGCTACttctaaatcatcttctttaaaaGTGCCCaaaatgaaagagaaagataaagagaaagagaagagaaaagataaagaaaaattatcaagtTCGTcttcaaagaaacaaacaataGTACCACATATCCATATTGCAAATAATCACTCTCCAAACAAAACTAGTAACAAAGAGACAACAACTAGTACAGAAATAACGCGAAGAAATGTAAATGGAGCTATGACATCTCAAGAGACTAATTCCAAGTCAATTTCAGATACAAAGGATAATTCAAATACAGATAATCAGgatacaaagaaaaaaatatcattctcaaaatatttgaaaaatgatacTGTAAATGACAATAATAAGAGGCCACATCCATCGGATTCTAATGACAAGATAGAGACctcttcttcctcctcgtcttcttcctcctctTTATTATCAGACACACCaacattaaagaaaaggaaatctGATGTAAAATTAGTCTCTATTCTGAAGAATCCACAACCTTCCACAGAGGAAAGACCAATCTCTACGACATCATCGGGTTCACCATCATCACCAAAACCtaaatcaaatattaaatttaaagatgattCCAAATTAATTACGGTATATGGAGATGATTTACCAAACAAGGGTTTAAAAGTTTCCCCaatagaattgaaaaaaatattgaaaccATTTAATGAAGGTGAACCTAATGAGTACATCCAcattgaaaatttccaatCAATTCCCATCCCCATCAATCTATCCGAATTACAAGACTCAAACTTATATTCTGATATAGTTGATGTGAAAGGTGGTCCACTCACTTCAAATTCTTGTGTTTCACAATTTTATAAATCAGatttcaagaatttaaatcctaatttgaaaactcAAATACCATTGGATCCAATACCGATGGATGAACatgaaatcattgaaaatagtAAGAAGAAAACTATGAATCAtggaataaaattatataataaaccaATCATTGGGAAGGCATTTGGTAGAAACAGTCTACTATTAAGGAAAGATAGAGGTGGATTACCTTATAAACATGTTCCTGTGGTAAGAAGTGATCGTCGTACTTCCATTGAATTCACACGTCTTGAcagaaataaataa
- the CAB5 gene encoding putative dephospho-CoA kinase (similar to Saccharomyces cerevisiae YDR196C; ancestral locus Anc_8.404) has product MLVVGLTGGIGCGKSTVSKRLAENHDIPVIDADKIAREVVEPGQDAYNKIVKYFTDKIDYLLLDDGHLNRAELGKWVFSHPNDLKILNNITHPAVRYSIFKNMGYYYVKGYRLVILDVPLLFEAKLDMFCGVTISVICERDIQIERLKIRNPVMTTEEIENRINSQMSMDERVKKSDYILQNNGTLTELYEQINNVVMKIKPSLMRTSIEYFPLFGLVSATAIVLSKVIYAKFDANFSESGENDKKKGKKVA; this is encoded by the coding sequence atgttgGTAGTGGGTCTTACAGGGGGAATTGGATGTGGTAAAAGTACAGTATCCAAAAGGTTAGCAGAGAACCATGATATACCGGTTATTGACGCAGACAAGATTGCCAGAGAAGTAGTTGAACCTGGACAAGATGCATACAATAAGATTGTCAAATATTTCACAGATAAAATTGACTATTTGCTCCTGGATGACGGTCATTTAAATAGAGCAGAATTAGGTAAATGGGTTTTCAGTCATCCCAATGActtaaagatattaaataatataactCATCCTGCTGTtcgatattcaatttttaaaaatatggGGTATTATTATGTTAAAGGATATAGGCTGGTTATTTTGGATGTTCCCTTGTTATTTGAAGCTAAATTAGATATGTTTTGTGGTGTCACAATAAGTGTAATTTGTGAACGagatattcaaattgaaaGGCTGAAAATCAGGAATCCTGTTATGACAACggaagaaattgaaaacagAATTAATTCGCAAATGTCTATGGATGAAAGGGTTAAAAAATCAGACTATATTTTGCAGAATAATGGGACATTGACTGAATTATAtgaacaaataaataacgTTGTCATGAAAATCAAACCAAGTTTAATGAGAACTTCTATAGAGTATTTCCCATTATTTGGGCTAGTTAGTGCTACTGCAATAGTCTTATCTAAAGTAATCTATGCTAAATTCGATGCCAATTTTAGTGAAAGTGGGGAAAATGACAAGAAAAAGGGCAAAAAAGTAGcataa
- the CBS2 gene encoding Cbs2p (similar to Saccharomyces cerevisiae CBS2 (YDR197W); ancestral locus Anc_8.405), with product MSTIIYPRIYLLGNSPISPLLAYEISRLPTQPKVPDVVLLLQDSKKLQRFLDNDSKVCIHKQDGTINEQQFMASCNLPIYSTGEIAQINNLIACETSSKSLTSSLFKYRKSIKDSTNLLLVNPPFGSIQYILDNVWKSNASNKPNIFIGMNKFNQLETKFGRLYNEFHLKLRANSLNLLISQLPTNFNVGVSTLTDHDEDAAGTGNELMKTLKETERNSRRERSDRTSLEFQMVPFEKLYQIRLERLIVQSCIDSLSLLYDCQLNNELLHIIAQPNSILMDLLNEQINILKKSYPFLENQNYSNILLSQNRLFNVVVGLLEKNATKQPMVLHLKNQLNQTPINELTGVFTRLAYTNNINCKWNKMVTELVRGKLSLLKKRSLNYHYL from the coding sequence ATGTCTACAATAATATACCCTCGAATATATCTTCTGGGGAACTCCCCAATATCACCATTATTAGCTTACGAAATATCAAGACTCCCGACTCAACCAAAGGTACCTGACGTAGTCCTTCTACTTCAAGATTCCAAAAAGTTACAAAGATTCTTAGACAATGATTCCAAAGTGTGCATTCATAAACAAGACGGTACCATAAATGAACAGCAATTCATGGCTTCATGTAACTTACCCATATATTCCACAGGTGAAATTGCTCAGATTAATAACTTAATTGCATGTGAAACTAGCTCTAAATCTTTGACTTCATCACTATTTAAATATAGAAAATCAATTAAGGATTCCACTAATTTATTACTGGTAAATCCACCATTCGGATCCATTCAATATATCCTTGATAATGTTTGGAAAAGTAACGCATCGAATAAACCAAACATTTTCATTggaatgaataaatttaatCAGTTGGAAACTAAATTTGGTAGGctatataatgaatttcaTTTAAAGTTACGAGCAAACTCActgaatttattgatcAGTCAATTGCCAACTAATTTCAATGTTGGGGTTTCGACATTAACGGATCATGATGAAGATGCAGCTGGTACTGGAAATGAATTGATGAAGACCTTGAAAGAGACAGAAAGAAACtcaagaagagaaagatCAGATAGAACGTCATTAGAGTTCCAAATGGTACCGTTTGAGAAATTGTATCAAATAAGATTAGAAAGATTAATTGTCCAGAGCTGTATcgattcattatcattattgtaCGATTGTCAActtaataatgaattactCCACATTATAGCACAACCCAATAGTATACTAATGGACCTTTTAAATGAACAGATAAATATCCTGAAGAAATCATACccatttttggaaaatcaAAACTATTCCAACATATTATTAAGCCAGAATCGTTTGTTCAATGTGGTTGTTGGtttattagaaaaaaatgcaaCCAAGCAACCTATGGTATTACACTTAAAGAACCAACTGAATCAAACGCCGATAAATGAGCTGACTGGTGTCTTTACAAGATTAGCATataccaataatataaattgTAAATGGAACAAAATGGTTACTGAATTAGTTAGGGGGAAATTATCtttgttgaagaaaagatcattaaattatcattatctataa